Proteins encoded together in one Candidatus Fusobacterium pullicola window:
- a CDS encoding adenine phosphoribosyltransferase, with translation MDLKKYVANVKDFPKEGILFRDITPLMNDGEAFKAATDEIVKFAKEQKVDLIVGPEARGFIFGCPVSYAMGIGFVPVRKPKKLPREVIEFSYDLEYGSNTLCMHKDAIKPGQRVLIVDDLLATGGTMEAAVKLVEALGGVVAGLAFLIELEELKGREKLKDYPVLTLMKY, from the coding sequence ATGGATTTAAAAAAATATGTAGCAAATGTAAAAGACTTTCCAAAAGAGGGAATACTATTTAGAGATATTACTCCTCTAATGAATGATGGAGAAGCTTTTAAAGCTGCTACAGATGAGATAGTAAAATTTGCAAAGGAACAAAAAGTAGATTTAATAGTTGGGCCGGAAGCAAGAGGATTTATATTTGGTTGTCCAGTTTCTTATGCTATGGGAATAGGATTTGTACCAGTTAGAAAACCAAAGAAATTACCTAGAGAGGTTATTGAATTTTCTTATGATTTAGAATATGGTTCAAATACTCTATGTATGCATAAAGATGCTATAAAACCAGGGCAAAGAGTACTTATAGTAGATGATCTTTTAGCTACTGGAGGAACTATGGAAGCTGCTGTAAAATTAGTAGAAGCATTAGGTGGAGTTGTAGCAGGATTAGCTTTTTTAATTGAATTAGAGGAGCTTAAGGGAAGAGAAA
- a CDS encoding tetratricopeptide repeat protein, whose protein sequence is MKNSQKILFLGLSIFLLGCSNTQKDNKEIEYSILRGVNLSKQQQYEKAMVEYQKAYSLDPENLILLKELGYCYYQFGDYNRAKEFWTKALEISPKDDNTIKNLAILYYKERDYDKVFDVVSQSYNPNSDYYLKLKALINYETGDKIEAYELFRKMKRESFDEECTLKNMELLKELDKKMELYSFMRESYPIFMDNKEYTLRYTQNLVELYNMNREAQEILLDYIVRNGNDENILLQLREMYLKDGDIQKAESVYKLIVR, encoded by the coding sequence TTGAAAAATAGCCAAAAAATACTATTTTTAGGACTGTCAATATTTTTACTTGGATGTAGTAACACACAAAAAGATAATAAGGAGATAGAGTACTCGATATTACGTGGAGTGAACTTATCTAAACAGCAACAGTATGAGAAAGCTATGGTAGAATATCAAAAAGCTTATAGTTTAGACCCAGAGAATTTGATCCTCTTGAAGGAGTTGGGATATTGTTACTATCAATTTGGAGATTATAACAGAGCTAAAGAATTTTGGACAAAAGCTTTAGAAATATCTCCAAAAGATGATAATACAATAAAAAATTTGGCAATTCTTTATTATAAAGAGAGGGATTATGATAAAGTTTTTGATGTTGTAAGTCAAAGTTATAATCCTAATAGTGATTACTATTTAAAATTAAAGGCTTTAATAAATTATGAAACTGGAGATAAAATTGAAGCTTATGAGCTATTTAGGAAAATGAAAAGAGAAAGCTTTGATGAGGAGTGTACTTTAAAAAATATGGAGCTTTTAAAAGAGTTAGATAAAAAGATGGAGTTATACTCTTTTATGAGAGAGAGTTATCCAATTTTTATGGATAATAAAGAGTACACATTGAGATATACTCAAAATTTAGTAGAGCTTTATAATATGAATAGAGAGGCTCAGGAGATACTTTTAGATTACATTGTTAGAAATGGTAATGATGAGAATATTTTGTTACAATTAAGGGAGATGTACTTAAAAGATGGAGATATTCAAAAGGCTGAAAGTGTCTACAAATTAATAGTCAGATAG